One segment of Carya illinoinensis cultivar Pawnee chromosome 1, C.illinoinensisPawnee_v1, whole genome shotgun sequence DNA contains the following:
- the LOC122302875 gene encoding receptor-like protein 14: MISQYAVSNDILDTISLVDLANFSKLEILDISENLFTGSVSPSIRELFSLKALSLSSNELNGTLPTREFCTWKKLEELDLSLNGFEGILPPCINNMTSLRFLDVSENHFKGDISSYVGASQTSLEYIDFSYNQFEGLFSLSLFANHSKLEVIRFFNENNKLEIETENPAGWVPLFQLKVLQMTNCSLNKLASNIPTFLLDQHELEVIDLSYNKLKGSFPNWLVENNTRLKGLELRDNFFMGHLHFQLQQHTYMSRMDVSNNQMVGKLQENIGKMYPNLNYLNLSHNHFEGNLPSSIGDMTILEALHLSFNEFSGEIPRELASNASRDMDLNLAFNNFHGQILLEQLKFASTLQMSGNQFTSILPMVNSTYSSLSYLDISQNDISGVIPKGLVGNITNLGTLLMANNSFYGQIPCDLSATGTLDLSHNLFIGSLPVCLNLPKLEHLYLQGNKFTGSIPKGLFNFSSLLTLDMRDNSFSGSISIEIKQLQDLKVLLLSGNHFTGIIPNQLCLLKMISIMDLSNNAFYGTIPQCFHNIYFGKIGATNFDYFIRESSFMNLHRVPYTYKGLLKKSVEIYRSFEYYDAEVSIEFVTKYMSLSYKGSVLVHMSGLDLSCNNLTGGIPLELGQISSIIALNLSHNQLDGTIPKTFSNLALLESLDLSHNSLSGEIPSVLIDLNFLAVFNVAHNNLSGKLPDMKAQFGTFEKSSYEGNLFLCGPPLDKSCTKVNESFPTPTQSSNAGDKKWYKVDPLVFRTSFLVSFIIFFFTVMSLLYINHYWLQRCYNFMEDLIYSCYYFVFDTSKRLSNCLCNI; this comes from the exons ATGATCAGTCAGTATGCTGTGTCTAATGATATTCTTGACACAATATCTCTTGTAGATTTGGCAAATTTTAGCAAGTTGGAGATTTTGGATATCAGCGAAAATTTGTTCACAGGAAGTGTTTCTCCTTCTATTCGGGAACTATTTTCTCTCAAGGCCCTGTCACTATCTTCCAATGAACTCAACGGCACTCTACCTACTCGAG AATTCTGCACATGGAAGAAGCTTGAGGAGTTAGATTTATCTCTTAATGGCTTTGAGGGGATCCTTCCTCCATGCATAAACAATATGACATCTCTTAGATTTTTAGATGTTTCTGAGAACCACTTCAAAGGAGATATTTCCTCTTATGTGGGAGCGAGCCAAACATCTCTCGAGTACATTGATTTTAGTTATAATCAATTTGAGGGGCTTTTCTCACTCAGCTTATTTGCCAATCACTCTAAGCTTGAGGTGATTAGATTCTTTAACGAAAACAACAAGCTTGAGATAGAAACTGAAAATCCCGCAGGTTGGGTTCCTTTGTTTCAGCTAAAGGTTCTTCAAATGACTAATTGTAGCTTGAACAAGCTTGCTAGCAATATTCCTACATTTCTCCTCGACCAGCATGAGTTGGAAGTAATTGATCTCTCTTATAATAAGTTGAAAGGAAGCTTCCCAAATTGGTTGGTTGAAAACAATACGAGATTAAAAGGCCTGGAACTTCGGGATAATTTCTTCATGGGTCATTTGCATTTCCAACTACAGCAGCACACTTATATGTCTCGGATGGATGTCTCAAATAATCAAATGGTGGGAAAACTTCAAGAAAACATTGGGAAGATGTATCCAAATTTAAACTATCTAAATCTTTCCCATAATCATTTTGAAGGTAATCTTCCTTCCTCAATTGGTGACATGACTATTTTGGAAGCCTTGCATTTGTCCTTCAATGAATTCTCGGGTGAAATCCCAAGAGAACTGGCTAGCAATGCGTCCCGGGATATGGATTTGAACCTTGCTTTTAACAACTTTCATGGCCAAATATTATTAGAGCAATTGAAGTTTGCATCGACTTTGCAAATGAGTGGAAATCAATTCACCAGTATTCTACCGATGGTTAATTCAACATATTCTTCCTTGAGCTATTTAGATATTAGCCAAAACGACATCTCAGGTGTGATCCCCAAAGGACTGGTCGGAAACATTACAAACTTGGGGACTCTTCTCATGGCTAACAATAGTTTTTATGGTCAAATCCCATGTGATCTAAGTGCGACAGGTACTTTAGACCTTTCTCATAACTTATTTATAGGATCTTTACCTGTTTGCTTGAATCTACCAAAGCTTGAACACCTATATTTgcaagggaacaaattcacaggATCAATACCAAAAGGTCTATTCAATTTCTCATCTCTTTTGACGTTGGACATGAGAGATAACAGCTTTTCAGGTAGCATCTCTATTGAAATCAAACAACTTCAAGACTTAAAAGTACTTTTGTTGAGTGGAAATCATTTCACTGGTATAATCCCGAATCAGTTGTGTTTGTTAAAGATGATAAGCATAATGGACCTTTCCAATAATGCTTTTTATGGGACCATACCGCAATGCtttcacaatatatattttgggaaGATAGGGGCTACTAATTTTGactactttattagagaaagtagTTTTATGAATCTACATAGGGTACCTTACACATATAAAGGTCTCCTAAAGAAGAGTGTCGAAATTTACCGTAGTTTTGAATATTATGATGCAGAAGTATCGATTGAGTTCGTAACCAAATATATGTCCCTCTCTTATAAGGGTTCTGTACTTGTGCATATGTCTGGATTGGATTTGTCATGCAATAACCTAACAGGGGGCATCCCATTGGAATTAGGGCAAATATCTTCAATCATTGCATTGAACTTATCTCATAATCAATTGGATGGTACTATTCCAAAGACATTCTCAAACTTGGCTCTCTTGGAAAGCTTAGATCTCTCCCATAATAGTTTGAGTGGAGAAATTCCTTCAGTATTGATTGATCTAAACTTTCTTGCGGTATTCAACGTGGCTCACAACAACTTATCAGGCAAACTTCCGGATATGAAAGCACAATTTGGAACATTTGAGAAAAGCAGCTATGAAGGAAACCTATTTCTTTGTGGaccaccactagataaaagttGCACCAAAGTAAACGAGTCATTTCCAACACCAACCCAATCTTCAAATGCAGGTGACAAAAAATGGTATAAAGTAGATCCCCTGGTCTTCCGTACAAGTTTCTTGGTAtctttcatcattttcttttttactgtTATGAGTCTTCTttatattaatcattattgGCTACAAAGATGCTACAACTTCATGGAAGATCTTATATACtcttgttattattttgtttttgatacCTCAAAAAGGTTGTCAAATTGTCTATGTAATATTTAA
- the LOC122309170 gene encoding receptor like protein 21-like produces the protein MGVLQYYFSMKVLMWVLVVFVQIREHNGCLEEERIGLLQLKSFLMSNPYTSSEHLLPSWVEDDSKSECCGWERVTCNSTTRHVIELSLDNLKSSLGNPYYYTPETVAEVWSLNVSLLEPFKELRSLDLSLNAINGWIVDEGLENFSSLRNLESLNLGYNFFNNHSILQSLGAITSLKTLNLTWNGLVGYFPAQALVGLRNLNTLDISNNCFNGTLPNQGFERLAVLKNLQTLILDENCFENCFDDSILPSLSRLTSLTTLSLAKNVDLGLRGNGEGGWESLSRLENLEILDLVSVTSTRAVFYSHLLQSNP, from the exons ATGGGAGTCttacaatattatttctcaatgaAAGTTTTGATGTGGGTTTTAGTAGTTTTTGTTCAAATTCGTGAGCATAACGGTTGCTTGGAGGAAGAGAGAATTGGTCTTCTTCAATTGAAGTCATTTCTTATGTCCAACCCTTACACTTCTTCAGAgcatcttcttccttcttggGTTGAAGATGACTCAAAGAGTGAGTGCTGCGGTTGGGAGCGGGTCACGTGCAACTCCACCACAAGACATGTGATAGAACTGTCCCTCGATAATTTAAAATCGTCCCTTGGCAATCCATATTACTACACACCAGAAACTGTTGCCGAGGTATGGTCACTAAATGTGTCTCTGTTGGAGCCTTTCAAGGAGTTAAGAAGTCTTGATTTATCCCTTAATGCGATTAATGGATGGATAGTAGATGAAG GATTGGAAAACTTCTCAAGCTTGAGAAATCTGGAAAGTTTAAACCTTGGTTATAACTTCTTTAACAACCATAGTATACTACAATCTTTGGGTGCTATCACTTCGCTCAAGACCTTAAATCTTACTTGGAATGGGTTGGTTGGTTACTTTCCAGCCCAAG CATTAGTTGGGTTGAGAAACTTGAACACGCTGGATATAAGCAACAATTGCTTCAATGGTACCCTGCCAAATCAAG GTTTCGAAAGGCTGGCGGTACTGAAAAACTTGCAGACATTAATCCTCGATGAAAATTGCTTTGAAAATTGCTTCGATGACAGCATCTTACCATCTCTGAGTAGGCTTACATCCCTTACGACACTGAGTCTTGCAAAGAATGTGGATTTGGGATTACGAGGAAATGGGGAAGGAG GTTGGGAAAGCTTGTCAAGATTGGAGAATTTGGAGATATTAGATTTAGTTTCTGTTACCTCAACAAGAGCAGTATTTTACAGTCACTTGCTGCAATCAAATCCCTAA